The DNA region TCGGAGTGCTTTTTCAAGGTAAATTAAAGCCAGCACTGTAGATTTTGGGTGTGACCGCAAGTCTCTATAAGTCGTTATTACATTAATATAAGTTTTTGCGAAAAGTAGATAGTTTATCGATGTGATGAATTTATTTTCGTCATGCGATTTTTCTAATACTTTTGTGTTGGATATTAAGTCACCCTTTAGAAACTCTTGTTTCAGAAAAAAAGATTTTACTGAATCATGGCTGTGAGGAATAAAGCGTGAAGAATACTCAAAATATGGAAGTTCCTTTTCAAATTTACCAACATGGACATTGTTAAAATTAGCTGTTCCAAAAGGTAACCCCCAGTCAATAAATTTTTGAAACCTATCCTGAACATTTAAATCATGGTCAATTTTGAATAAAGGTAACTTATCTATCATTTTTTTCTTTAATAGAAGAAATTACAAAATTGACAGCATCTATAAGATAGTCATCTCTACTCGTGGCTTCGATAGGTAGGTTTAGTTTTTTTGACCGCTCCTTTTTGGTAATTAGACTCTTGAGAACTGCTTGATGAGCCCCATCCTCAAACGCTTCAAATCGCGGGCAAATGTAACATCCGAATGTCGCAAGAACATCGCACGGCTTGGTAGAACAAGATCCAACGTCTTTATCGATTTCTGGATCTAAAATCCTGTGATTTAAATCGGGGTATGTTGACTGATCTCTTTGAATAACCTTACCCTTGAATGCTGATACCAAACTCTCATGATGGTTTGATAATTGACTTTCATAACTAATAAAAGCTTCTTCTGTTAAGTTAACATAATGAGTTAATGAGACTGTAGATGTTTGAAATCCAGCTCTTGCCAAAACTTCAAGTGGCGCTCCTAGCATTGCTAAATGAGTTAATTTCGTATGCTTAAACCTTCGACTAAATAGGCTTAGATTAAGAAGCTCTGAATCGGCGGATGTTATGTACTTTCGACTATACATAATGCGGCTAGTAATGTTCACTCCTTTTTTATTAATACAAATCTCGTCCCCAGAACCTTTTTTTGAGATGCAAAATATCGGCAGTGTACTTTCTGGTGCATTTTTTGTAATTTTAGAAATATAATTTACATGATCAGCTACCGCTCTACCTACTGGCTCAGAAAGTGTATACGTCATCATGTATTTTCGAGCTGGGGTGGCTTTTTGTTTAACTATTGGAACGTTAATTAGAACTTTAATCAAATTACCATCAATATCTCTATTAATTTTGATGTCACCAAACTCTAGTAACTGCAACTGTGATGGTCTCATTGCTTCTGAAATAATTAACCTCCACATCAAATAATCTTGCGTATTAAACTTTCCAGAGATGTATAAACTTTCAACATTAGTAAGGATATTTCTTATCTGCTGGATACTAAATGGACGCTCATGTGGGGTTGAATTTTGGATTTGAATAGTGCTTTTAGGCTTGGGTGATCTCGATGACTTTATATGGTTCTTGAGGTCTGAATCAACTCCCGGAACGTTAAGATTAATCCAATACTTTATCAAAGATCTTAATAACTTTTGTGATGATGCTGATTTGTCTTGTATAAACCAGTTGTACATTGCTAAATTAATAAGTGATATTTGATTTGGAACTAATGCTTTTATTGCTCTTATAAACATCGAAAACTCAATATCCCATCTTCTAACAGTCGAGATTTTTCTTCTGCCATTTAATGCATGAATAATAACGTAGTAATAAATGCTGCTGGTTGCTTTTGTTAGTCCATTTGATGATTGAGTGAGTCTAATATTTGCGTTTTCAGCATCACCTTTTAATTTCATTATTTCCAAGTTAACATCAACTAGCTGATCAGTATCAATTGGTCTAATCTTTTTAGGAAAGTCATCAGGAATAAATTCGTTGGGATAAACTATAAAGGTGTCATACCCTATAAATTTGTTATTCGCCGTCAAGAATGCGGTCCCTTTCTTGAATTAGTTCTGCTGTTTGGTCGATTATATGTCTTTGACTATATCTCGAAGGCATTGTAGATGTATTAGTCCATCTACCTCGTTGTATCAAGATGCTTCTTACATCTTTTCCTTTTGAATATGCAAGATTTGCTATTTCATTAAAGTGAGTGTGCCTCAAAGTATGTGGTGAGAACCATTCTGGAAAATCTTTTAAAGACTTTAGTTTAGATATAACTCTGTTTAAGTTACGTTGTGAGATTGGTTCTCCAATTGTTGGACCACTATGGCAAACAAAGAGGTATTGGTGTTCTTTCACTTTAGGGCTCATTGATATTGCAAGCCTTCTTTCATTGGTAATGTATTTGATTAAATCATTAGTTAAATTTTTGCTAACGGATATATCACCTGAAAGAGTTTTAGATGCAGGCTCTTTAGGCCTTGGGTCCAAACTATCATTTGGTTTATGCTTGACTCTTATTATCCCTATAAACTTGCCAGGAACTATCTCGTAGTTATCTAAAATATCAGTACACTTTAACTTGAGGCATTCTCCTGATCTCAGTCCAGTTTCATAAAGAAACCTAGCAATCAATCTATCTCTAATCCCGTGGTTTGTATTACTAAAAAGCTCATCGGAATAAATTGCGTGCTTAAATGTTGCAGTTTGCTTTGAATCCAAAGAGTAAATCGGGGCAGGCTTTTTATCAGACTTATAATTTTTTTCAAAAGATTTGAAAATTATATTCTTATATTTCTCACTTTTCACTAGAGAGTCATCATCAATATTTAGTAGACCTTCAATAAAGTCTTCAGTAAGCCATATTAGATAGTTGCATAAATTTCTTAAACGAGAATTGGAGGTGGAAATATCAACTAAATTACCTGATGGAATACTATGAATTCTTGAATTATCGATTGAACGAATTCTAGCTAATTCTTTTGACGTGAAATCGCACCAACCACTGAAATCATCAATTTCTCTTTTTGTTAGTGCAATTAAATTATTTTTTACTCGGGTTTCTGGGGACATCCAATCTGGATTTCTTGATTTTTTTATTAACGTCCATTCTAAGAAAAATGCTAAATCTCTAAGAATTGCAAGATGAGTGTTAAGGCTTTTTTGACCCAAATTTCTATATATATATAAAGTTGGAAACTCACAAGGTAGGCCACTGCGAGAATCTAAAAGAATTGCTCTTCTGATGGAGTGCTTGGTAACTCCGTAGCCGATTGGTTGAAGAATAATTTTAGTTTGCGCAGTTAGGTTTTCAATCATTAAATGTTTACATAAAATATATGTGCTTAAATATATTATAAGACATAAATATATGTTTTATCTAAATATTAATTTTTAATCCTAAAGGCATGATTGTATTAATAATTTTATTGCCAATGTTTACGATTTTATTCTTGTGCTAATAACTTTGCCGCCACTCATACAGACCAGCACGGTGTCGCCTTCTTCAATCATGTTGTAGTCGCCAATGGCTTTGCCCGTGGCGCTAATTAAACTGTTGCGCAGTTTGATGAAGTTGTTTGAGTGGTTGTCTGGTAAGTGTTTAATCATAATGTGTTGAAATCTAAAATAGGTGGCAAAGTGGCATCACGTTTGATGGGGTATTTGTCATATGTTGCTATAAGTTTAAAGAGCGGCCGCCATCAACTGCTAATACGTGGCCTGTAATAAATGGTGCGTCGTAAATCAAGAATTTAACTGCCTTGGCCACGTCTTCGGCCTCGCCTACGCGCTTGAGTAATGTTTGATTGATCACACGTTGCCGATACACTTCATCAAATTGTGGGTTGCTTTCTGGCCATTGTACAGGACCAGGCGCTACCGCATTTACTCTTACTTCTGGGCTCAGTTCATGTGCGAGAGATTTGGTTAGCGTTACTAAACCAGCTTTCGCTACGCTATAAACAATGTAGCCTTTTTTCGGGCGTTCAATATGCATGTCGGTAATGTTAATGATGCAACCGTTGTTTTTGCGCAACTCAGCCGCTGCGGCTTGTGCTAAAAATACCGGTGCTTTTAAATTGCTGCCGATTAAGTCTTGCCAGTTTTCTTCGTTAATTTGCCCCAAATCTGTTGGGTAGTAAGTCGAAGCATTGTTAATCAGTACGTCTAATTTACCAAAGTGGTTCACAGTTTCGCTCACCAGCGTTGGCAATACATTGGTATTGAGTAAATCTCCTTGGATAATGGCGACTGAATTTGCGCGCAATAAGTTGAGCTCAGCTTGAAGCGCACG from Methylotenera sp. L2L1 includes:
- a CDS encoding tyrosine-type recombinase/integrase, with amino-acid sequence MIENLTAQTKIILQPIGYGVTKHSIRRAILLDSRSGLPCEFPTLYIYRNLGQKSLNTHLAILRDLAFFLEWTLIKKSRNPDWMSPETRVKNNLIALTKREIDDFSGWCDFTSKELARIRSIDNSRIHSIPSGNLVDISTSNSRLRNLCNYLIWLTEDFIEGLLNIDDDSLVKSEKYKNIIFKSFEKNYKSDKKPAPIYSLDSKQTATFKHAIYSDELFSNTNHGIRDRLIARFLYETGLRSGECLKLKCTDILDNYEIVPGKFIGIIRVKHKPNDSLDPRPKEPASKTLSGDISVSKNLTNDLIKYITNERRLAISMSPKVKEHQYLFVCHSGPTIGEPISQRNLNRVISKLKSLKDFPEWFSPHTLRHTHFNEIANLAYSKGKDVRSILIQRGRWTNTSTMPSRYSQRHIIDQTAELIQERDRILDGE
- a CDS encoding pteridine reductase, producing MDTNKDKVILITGGAKRVGATMCRELHKHGAKLMIHYNTSMTEARALQAELNLLRANSVAIIQGDLLNTNVLPTLVSETVNHFGKLDVLINNASTYYPTDLGQINEENWQDLIGSNLKAPVFLAQAAAAELRKNNGCIINITDMHIERPKKGYIVYSVAKAGLVTLTKSLAHELSPEVRVNAVAPGPVQWPESNPQFDEVYRQRVINQTLLKRVGEAEDVAKAVKFLIYDAPFITGHVLAVDGGRSLNL